ttccctgctTGGGGGAACCGGGACGCGCGTGAAAAATGCCGGGTTTGCCGCAGTGCCCCATTTCGAAAGGTTTTTTAGATGCGAGACCTGTTCTGTGGCTACAGCTGTTTTGTGTTGAAAGTGTGAACGGCTCCACGCACCCCATCCCGAAAAGATGCGGACGCTGTGGGGCGGAGCGGGCGGGACCGCTGCCCTCGGGATCACCCCGGGCCACCCAGCTGCTGGGTTGGGCCAGGAGGAAACCGGCACGGGCAGGGAGCTCAGCGGAGGGCGAGGAGCGGGACTCTTCCCGATGCTTGCGTCGGGACAGGTCGGTGGTGACCCTGACCCCGGTTTGGAGCGGCGGCCCGAGGTGGCTGGGTGCCAAGAGCTGTAAGGGGCAGGGTGGGGCGATCCTACCCCGGCAAACAGCTCGTCAGCAGTCACCGCTGAAACTTAAACAAACCACAGAGCTGGGCGCTGGCACGGTGCGGCCGGACCCTGCCGCAGCTGTGGGTGCACAGAGGTGTCAGAGGACCCGGTGAGTGCTCTGAATCCGCTTCATCCCCCACAGACCCCCGATCACTCGTGGGCACCTCCTGCCTGGCTTCCCACCCACTGTTCACAGGATTCCCCATCTTTCCTCGGTGCTCTCCCGCAGCACTTTCCTTCCGGGCAGGAGCGGGCAGGtgcctgtttttttctttctgcatttcctgctcggaggcagggcaggctgggtggTCCCGTGGCCCTGCGATACCGACGGCTCCTCTTGGTGCCCAGGtgtctccaggagctgctgcgATGGAGCTGGGGAACATCTCGAAGCCCACGTACGGCCCTGGCCCCGAGGCGCCGGGGAGCAGCACGCCGGGGCTGGTGACAATGGCACACGGCTTCCTGCGGCTGGTGCAGCCCAACCCCCTGCCCATAGGTGGGTGCACGGCGGCGGGGGGCTGCTTGGGGTGGGAGGGCTGCTTGGGGTTGCAGGGTCCCTGTTAAACATGAGCCTTCCTGCAGTAGTCACTGTCCATCCAGCGTTTAAACACTGGGGCACTGAGTAAGGAAGGGTATGTATGGCTGGGGTAACCAGGAGTGGGAACCCAAAAATTGCCAGCTGTGTCCCACTCGCGTCCCATAACAACTGTGGGACTGTCTTAGCTGGGCCCCAGGGCAGGTGTTAGTGGTAGTGCCACCTTGCAGATTCCTGCCCCATCCTCCAACCAGGTATTTTAATCCTAGGCCCCCAAAAATGTGCAGAGCAAACCCTACTCTGCCTGCAGGGTCTTTGCCTGTCTTGCAGCCCTCTGTGCTTGCTGGCCACCAAGAGCAGTGTGtctctgtgccagtgctctccctgcacactgccctGCTTGCCAGCACTTGCCCTTCCTCCTGTGGctgtcacagctctgtcccGAAGCAAATTTGCACAGGTGATACCAAGACCCTGCAGCTGCTTGATATTCATAGGCCAGGTGCTGCCCACCTGGAGGGAAATACCACTCTGGCTGTTGCCATTTGTCCTTCCTCCTTCACTGGCTTCAACCCTTGCTCACCATCAACATACTGGCAAAGGTTGGATGGCACACATGGCATTGTGGACCTCTGTCACACAGACACCAGGGCACAATCAATTGCCCTGTGACCCATCAGGGCTTGTAATGAGGGCATGGGGCACAGGTAGGGAGAGCCCTGGGAATGGAAGAGGCAGTGTGGCAGTGGGCCTTTGCCCAGTACTCATTCCTTGCTGGCAGTGCCCTTGGGCATCTGCGTAGGGCTGGGCTGTGGAAGGGCAACCCCAGTGCCCTTATGCCCTCTGTGGTGAGGAACCCCCTTGTTCTGTGGATCCCTGAGAGcctgggggctggcagcactTTTCCTGGGTGGAAAAGTGCTGCATGATGTGatggctggggagggcagctgCAAGGGAGAAAAATGCCATAGTCAGAGCTGGTCTGATCTAAAGGTGATGCCTCAGGCTGGGAGCACCTCTCTGAGGTGAACAGGGTCTGGGGCCCTCTTGGAGAGCCCCACCCAGCACCTGctcacagctctctgtgcttctTGTCTCCCAGAGCAAATTAATTTCGGGGAGTCCCAGAGCACGTTCACCTGGGAGGATATCCATGAGGTGAGTGGGCAGCTGGGGtggggagctggcagccccagaCCACCCTGGactgggggatgctgctgggtggatgctgctctgagcaggtgGAGGCTGGGCAGCAGAAAGGGGACATGTTCTGCTCCCTGGGGGACCCATTCTGTCTGTTTGGGTCTGGACAGAACGTGCAGAGCTGAGGAGCCTTCAGGGCCACCAGTGTTATGCTGCCTCTCATTCTTCctatcccagctgctgctctacGAACTGGGTTTCCTGGTCTGCGCGGCCATCGGAGTCCTGTTCATCATCCTGGTGCCGCTGGTGggatgctgcttctgctgctgccgctgctgcgGGCACTGCGGGGGCCGCATGTACCAGAAGCAGGACGGGCGGACGGGCTGCCGGCGCCGGGCGCTCTGCGCCTCCGTCCTGCTGGTCTCCGCTTTCCTCCTGTGAGTGCTCCGGATGGAACCCAGGGGTGGCTGGAAATGCCGGCGCTAGGCGGCCGTGCCAGGAAACTGCCATTGTTCACGAGTAGATCCCGGCACGGCGGGACAAAGGAGAGGAAGCAGCGGCGGTGGGAAGCTGGACCCGGCGGCTGCACATTGGCACAGCTTCCCCACGCTGTACCGGCCTcccccgtgcctcagtttcctaCATCCCTCCTCTCTGGTCCCTTAGTGCAGGGGGCACTTGTTGGGATGCTCTGGAAGCTTCCCCACGCTGTACCGGGCtcccctgtgcctcagtttcctgcatccctcctctcTGGTCCCTTAGTGCAGGGCACTTGCTGGGATGCTCTGGAAGCAGGGGTCACTGGTGTCCTGCAGGGTGGGGTCTGTGTGGGTGGATTTGGAGGGTACTGGGGGGAGCACTGGGACTGAGCTCCCCACATGCTGACCCTGCTACCCTTCCCTTGTAGGGCTGGTGGTGTCTGTGCCCTCATCAGCAACGCCCGCTTCTCCCAGGCTGTGAAGAGCACCTTCCCCAACGTGAACAGCACTATGGATGATGTCCACACCTACGTGGCCTCCATCCCCCGGGTATGCCTGGTCCCCCTGCCACGTCTCAGGGGCAAGGGGCCAGGTGGGAGGAGCAGCCCAAACAGCCCcctggggaagggcagcagagaaAGGTCCCCACCCTCAATGACACCACATCTCTGTCCCTACAGCAAATTGATTTTATCATCAGCAAGAGCGATGTCCCGCTGGACCAAGCCAACAGCAGCCTCCAGGGTGAGGGTGTGCGAcgggaggggctggagcatccccgTGGCTGTGGCGAGCtgctgcggggctgggggctcttGGGCAGTGGGGGTGTTGTGTGGGTTTACCTTTTCTGCCCTGTGAGTGGTTGCTGACCCTGCAGGCCACTGGGCTGGCTTTTATGGGGACGTCTAAAGGGGCTGGATCTGTGGCTCTTCcaagctccagctctgctccagctgctgcttttccccattCAGGCTCCTCTCTGGGAAGGGTGATGCAGGTGGTGGGATGGTGGGGATATCCCCATTGCCCCCCACCTGGGGGTGGGTGAGGGAGGGATGCTGGTCGTGTCAGTGTTTTCACCAGCTTTCCTGCAAGCCCCAGGACCTTGCAGGGATCCTGTCATTGATACCACCTCTCCCATCTCTGCAGACATTGGGCCCAGCCTGGGCAGTATGATCACCTCACGCATCAGGAGCAGCACGGAcgctgctctgggctctctccagaGCCTCTTGCAAGGTACtggccccatccctgggaggcTGTCAAGGGGCTCAGGGGGTGCTGGAACCAAGAGATGGGGTAGATGCATGTTTGGGtggggctcctttggaggtgGATCCCTTTGGCTTCCCAACCACACCCTGGGGCAAGTGCCATGACTTTGGGGTGCCCCTatgttgcattttttaatgGATTCCCAAGGTTCAGCTGGGTTAGAACGAGTCCCTACCATCTGGCAGGATGAGGCCCTGAGCTCCTTGCTatctccccagggatggagacgCTAAAGGACACCTTTGGCAGCATTAACATCAGTCGCTCAGTCCTcgaggagctgcagagcaacTACAGCCAGGAGCTGGCCAGCCTGCAGGACAGGCTCAACCTCACCCTGCAGAACTGTGGTCCCCCCTGCAGCCAAGtgtccctggctgggctcaCCTTCACTGCCAACTTCAGCACGGTGAGGAGGGGCACGGTGCAGTGAGGGGCCTCAGCaggccctgccccagccccacagctccctcacCCAGGCTCTTCCCGCAGATCCCAggtgtggagcagcagctgcaggcactgagtGAGGTCTCTGGCTCAAACTTAACGGCTGATTTAGAGGAGGTAAGGGGTGTCCCTTCACCCAGGCACAAAGCTgggtgctcctgcagctgctggggctgtgctggcagggttGGGTTGGGAAGAGTTCTGTCAGGAGTTCAGTGTGTGTGACATGGAGGGAAGGGCTGGCCAAAGGTCTGCTCGCTGTCCCAACCATCCCAGCACACTGGGTGCTGTGGGGAGcctgcctgtcctgtgctctgggatctGGGGACAGGAGGATGTGCTACTCAGCCTTGGattgcaggcagggatgggagtTTCATGCTGTGTTCCCCTGGATGCAGGTTAACAGAACACTGGACACAGTCCCTGAAAAAGTGCAAGAGCAGTCACAGGAAGTGGTGGCAAGTAAGCAGGGCTTTGTGTGTTGACTTGTCCCTCTTCTAGGgttccctcctcccttctcaaGCCATTCTTTCCTAGAGgccttccctgcagccctggctgtccccaggtgccatcATGCCAATGTCATCCTTGGCCATGACTGCTCCTTTCCTGTCCTTTCTGAGTCCCCACTGCCCTACCTGGGCAGCAGCTCGCTATGTCAGCGTGTCCCCTTCCTTGCAGAGAGCCAGGACCAGCTGGGCCTCATCAGGCAGGAGATCAGAAGCTTGCAGGAAGGGTTTCCTCTCCTGGATGTGGAGGAGAAAGTTGGAGCCTTTGTGAGcaatgccacagcagcactggaggagTACAGGGAGCCGATCATTGCCTGGGATGGGCTCAGGTGGGACCCAGCTCCATTGCCTGGAGAGTTTtaggctcctgctcctccagttgctgGAGGTGGGGGTTTGCTGTGTGGTGGGGTCGTGGATACAGGGTAGTCAGAGCTGTGCCTTGCAGACACAAATGCCCCTTCCCTGATGTGGGGTCTGGGatgttttttcctccccatgAAGGCAGCCAGtgggctgcaggatgctgctcagGGTCCCAGGTTCTGCTGCCTGACTCCTGCCCTTTGTCTTGCCCCAGGTTGATCTTGTGTGCCATCTTGTGCTgcatggtgctgctggtggtcctctgcaatttttttgggctgctgctggggcccCTGGGGCTGAAGGAAGGTGTGCTGCCCACGCAGCGCAGCAGCCTCTCCGATGCCGGCGGGAACTTCTTCATGGCGTGAGGCTCAGTTGGCTCCCAAGGACGTGTGTGGGAGCATGGGatgggtgggcagggctggcctgggaatgctccagctcccaaatcATCATATTACTGCAGCTGTGGCCTGCCCCATGGTGACTCCCTGCGCAGGTGGTGGATTGGAGGCCAGCCGTGGTGCTGGTGAGGGCTGCCAGTGTGAGCGTGTCCTGCACGGGGGAGCAAAGCTGTGGGAAACTCTTCTGGATCCAAgctccagggcagagccagcatgCTCTGGGGTCTGAAGGCAGAATAGAGCTTGTGGGAAGGGTGGTGTTCCCACAGGTGGGTTGAGGGgtgtgcagcccctgggctctgtgAGCTTGGGGCAatgccagcagggctgctggtgctgatggcatttctgtcctggcagaggggttggcttcagtttcatcttctcgTGGCTGCTCATGCTGCTCGTGATGATCATCTTCGTGCTGGGGGGGAACATTTACATGCTTGTCTGTGAGTCCTGGCACAACCAGCAGCTCTTACAGGTGAGCTTGCTGTGGGAGAACAGCCCTACCTGGTGATGCTTCTTCTAAATGAGGGCTGCTagtggagcagaggcagcactaGCCATTCAGGTTGCTCTTTCAAGGTGTCCTGCCTTGCTTTATGTCTAgtttctccatctctttctttGTTCTTAGCTCCTTGACACCCCTGGCGTGATCCCTAACTTCAATCTCTCAGAGGTGCTGGGC
The DNA window shown above is from Oenanthe melanoleuca isolate GR-GAL-2019-014 chromosome 6, OMel1.0, whole genome shotgun sequence and carries:
- the LOC130254661 gene encoding prominin-1-A-like isoform X1 gives rise to the protein MPGLPQCPISKGFLDARPVLWLQLFCVESVNGSTHPIPKRCGRCGAERAGPLPSGSPRATQLLGWARRKPARAGSSAEGEERDSSRCLRRDRSVVTLTPVWSGGPRWLGAKSCKGQGGAILPRQTARQQSPLKLKQTTELGAGTVRPDPAAAVGAQRCQRTRTFLPGRSGQVSPGAAAMELGNISKPTYGPGPEAPGSSTPGLVTMAHGFLRLVQPNPLPIEQINFGESQSTFTWEDIHELLLYELGFLVCAAIGVLFIILVPLVGCCFCCCRCCGHCGGRMYQKQDGRTGCRRRALCASVLLVSAFLLAGGVCALISNARFSQAVKSTFPNVNSTMDDVHTYVASIPRQIDFIISKSDVPLDQANSSLQDIGPSLGSMITSRIRSSTDAALGSLQSLLQGMETLKDTFGSINISRSVLEELQSNYSQELASLQDRLNLTLQNCGPPCSQVSLAGLTFTANFSTIPGVEQQLQALSEVSGSNLTADLEEVNRTLDTVPEKVQEQSQEVVAKSQDQLGLIRQEIRSLQEGFPLLDVEEKVGAFVSNATAALEEYREPIIAWDGLRLILCAILCCMVLLVVLCNFFGLLLGPLGLKEGVLPTQRSSLSDAGGNFFMAGVGFSFIFSWLLMLLVMIIFVLGGNIYMLVCESWHNQQLLQLLDTPGVIPNFNLSEVLGLKGDTANFSEIYRQCQQDASLWKTLHLDQSVSLDELLNISQYTGDISTAFEKMNITLSPISLLNQSQKDLLLKASRAGQPPNFTLTLEQLDQNITQRSLLDLAAELEQLAEKVDADVKKDLEENALELRELEKEMQESFSGPLQGLKENIHSVQSGAAQLEGQTTAALDKANGTQEFLEREMPNVIKNETRAFLEQLLDFFETYISWAKSSVTEEWARCKPIAQSLDNVETIGCDYIMDSVNAFWFSLGWCTLFLLPSIILAVRLAKFYRRMDIADVYRNEEFEMPPTFNSYKIPRPSTRH
- the LOC130254661 gene encoding prominin-1-A-like isoform X3; its protein translation is MPGLPQCPISKGFLDARPVLWLQLFCVESVNGSTHPIPKRCGRCGAERAGPLPSGSPRATQLLGWARRKPARAGSSAEGEERDSSRCLRRDRAGRWHGAAGPCRSCGCTEVSEDPVSPGAAAMELGNISKPTYGPGPEAPGSSTPGLVTMAHGFLRLVQPNPLPIEQINFGESQSTFTWEDIHELLLYELGFLVCAAIGVLFIILVPLVGCCFCCCRCCGHCGGRMYQKQDGRTGCRRRALCASVLLVSAFLLAGGVCALISNARFSQAVKSTFPNVNSTMDDVHTYVASIPRQIDFIISKSDVPLDQANSSLQDIGPSLGSMITSRIRSSTDAALGSLQSLLQGMETLKDTFGSINISRSVLEELQSNYSQELASLQDRLNLTLQNCGPPCSQVSLAGLTFTANFSTIPGVEQQLQALSEVSGSNLTADLEEVNRTLDTVPEKVQEQSQEVVAKSQDQLGLIRQEIRSLQEGFPLLDVEEKVGAFVSNATAALEEYREPIIAWDGLRLILCAILCCMVLLVVLCNFFGLLLGPLGLKEGVLPTQRSSLSDAGGNFFMAGVGFSFIFSWLLMLLVMIIFVLGGNIYMLVCESWHNQQLLQLLDTPGVIPNFNLSEVLGLKGDTANFSEIYRQCQQDASLWKTLHLDQSVSLDELLNISQYTGDISTAFEKMNITLSPISLLNQSQKDLLLKASRAGQPPNFTLTLEQLDQNITQRSLLDLAAELEQLAEKVDADVKKDLEENALELRELEKEMQESFSGPLQGLKENIHSVQSGAAQLEGQTTAALDKANGTQEFLEREMPNVIKNETRAFLEQLLDFFETYISWAKSSVTEEWARCKPIAQSLDNVETIGCDYIMDSVNAFWFSLGWCTLFLLPSIILAVRLAKFYRRMDIADVYRNEEFEMPPTFNSYKIPRPSTRH
- the LOC130254661 gene encoding prominin-1-A-like isoform X2; the encoded protein is MPGLPQCPISKGFLDARPVLWLQLFCVESVNGSTHPIPKRCGRCGAERAGPLPSGSPRATQLLGWARRKPARAGSSAEGEERDSSRCLRRDRPPITRGHLLPGFPPTVHRIPHLSSVLSRSTFLPGRSGQVSPGAAAMELGNISKPTYGPGPEAPGSSTPGLVTMAHGFLRLVQPNPLPIEQINFGESQSTFTWEDIHELLLYELGFLVCAAIGVLFIILVPLVGCCFCCCRCCGHCGGRMYQKQDGRTGCRRRALCASVLLVSAFLLAGGVCALISNARFSQAVKSTFPNVNSTMDDVHTYVASIPRQIDFIISKSDVPLDQANSSLQDIGPSLGSMITSRIRSSTDAALGSLQSLLQGMETLKDTFGSINISRSVLEELQSNYSQELASLQDRLNLTLQNCGPPCSQVSLAGLTFTANFSTIPGVEQQLQALSEVSGSNLTADLEEVNRTLDTVPEKVQEQSQEVVAKSQDQLGLIRQEIRSLQEGFPLLDVEEKVGAFVSNATAALEEYREPIIAWDGLRLILCAILCCMVLLVVLCNFFGLLLGPLGLKEGVLPTQRSSLSDAGGNFFMAGVGFSFIFSWLLMLLVMIIFVLGGNIYMLVCESWHNQQLLQLLDTPGVIPNFNLSEVLGLKGDTANFSEIYRQCQQDASLWKTLHLDQSVSLDELLNISQYTGDISTAFEKMNITLSPISLLNQSQKDLLLKASRAGQPPNFTLTLEQLDQNITQRSLLDLAAELEQLAEKVDADVKKDLEENALELRELEKEMQESFSGPLQGLKENIHSVQSGAAQLEGQTTAALDKANGTQEFLEREMPNVIKNETRAFLEQLLDFFETYISWAKSSVTEEWARCKPIAQSLDNVETIGCDYIMDSVNAFWFSLGWCTLFLLPSIILAVRLAKFYRRMDIADVYRNEEFEMPPTFNSYKIPRPSTRH
- the LOC130254661 gene encoding prominin-1-A-like isoform X4 codes for the protein MQRSFRPPITRGHLLPGFPPTVHRIPHLSSVLSRSTFLPGRSGQVSPGAAAMELGNISKPTYGPGPEAPGSSTPGLVTMAHGFLRLVQPNPLPIEQINFGESQSTFTWEDIHELLLYELGFLVCAAIGVLFIILVPLVGCCFCCCRCCGHCGGRMYQKQDGRTGCRRRALCASVLLVSAFLLAGGVCALISNARFSQAVKSTFPNVNSTMDDVHTYVASIPRQIDFIISKSDVPLDQANSSLQDIGPSLGSMITSRIRSSTDAALGSLQSLLQGMETLKDTFGSINISRSVLEELQSNYSQELASLQDRLNLTLQNCGPPCSQVSLAGLTFTANFSTIPGVEQQLQALSEVSGSNLTADLEEVNRTLDTVPEKVQEQSQEVVAKSQDQLGLIRQEIRSLQEGFPLLDVEEKVGAFVSNATAALEEYREPIIAWDGLRLILCAILCCMVLLVVLCNFFGLLLGPLGLKEGVLPTQRSSLSDAGGNFFMAGVGFSFIFSWLLMLLVMIIFVLGGNIYMLVCESWHNQQLLQLLDTPGVIPNFNLSEVLGLKGDTANFSEIYRQCQQDASLWKTLHLDQSVSLDELLNISQYTGDISTAFEKMNITLSPISLLNQSQKDLLLKASRAGQPPNFTLTLEQLDQNITQRSLLDLAAELEQLAEKVDADVKKDLEENALELRELEKEMQESFSGPLQGLKENIHSVQSGAAQLEGQTTAALDKANGTQEFLEREMPNVIKNETRAFLEQLLDFFETYISWAKSSVTEEWARCKPIAQSLDNVETIGCDYIMDSVNAFWFSLGWCTLFLLPSIILAVRLAKFYRRMDIADVYRNEEFEMPPTFNSYKIPRPSTRH
- the LOC130254661 gene encoding prominin-1-A-like isoform X5, whose protein sequence is MELGNISKPTYGPGPEAPGSSTPGLVTMAHGFLRLVQPNPLPIEQINFGESQSTFTWEDIHELLLYELGFLVCAAIGVLFIILVPLVGCCFCCCRCCGHCGGRMYQKQDGRTGCRRRALCASVLLVSAFLLAGGVCALISNARFSQAVKSTFPNVNSTMDDVHTYVASIPRQIDFIISKSDVPLDQANSSLQDIGPSLGSMITSRIRSSTDAALGSLQSLLQGMETLKDTFGSINISRSVLEELQSNYSQELASLQDRLNLTLQNCGPPCSQVSLAGLTFTANFSTIPGVEQQLQALSEVSGSNLTADLEEVNRTLDTVPEKVQEQSQEVVAKSQDQLGLIRQEIRSLQEGFPLLDVEEKVGAFVSNATAALEEYREPIIAWDGLRLILCAILCCMVLLVVLCNFFGLLLGPLGLKEGVLPTQRSSLSDAGGNFFMAGVGFSFIFSWLLMLLVMIIFVLGGNIYMLVCESWHNQQLLQLLDTPGVIPNFNLSEVLGLKGDTANFSEIYRQCQQDASLWKTLHLDQSVSLDELLNISQYTGDISTAFEKMNITLSPISLLNQSQKDLLLKASRAGQPPNFTLTLEQLDQNITQRSLLDLAAELEQLAEKVDADVKKDLEENALELRELEKEMQESFSGPLQGLKENIHSVQSGAAQLEGQTTAALDKANGTQEFLEREMPNVIKNETRAFLEQLLDFFETYISWAKSSVTEEWARCKPIAQSLDNVETIGCDYIMDSVNAFWFSLGWCTLFLLPSIILAVRLAKFYRRMDIADVYRNEEFEMPPTFNSYKIPRPSTRH